A genomic window from Terriglobia bacterium includes:
- a CDS encoding PGPGW domain-containing protein: MILRTLEQARRIFRIVFGFTLLALGAVMLLTPGPGWLSIFLGLGLLAAEFVWARRLMERLKRQGGRMRDAMRRQPRGPESGNSSTDGDST; this comes from the coding sequence GTGATCCTACGCACCCTGGAACAAGCTCGCCGCATCTTTCGTATTGTGTTCGGCTTCACACTGCTGGCGCTCGGCGCGGTGATGCTGCTGACCCCGGGGCCGGGCTGGCTGAGCATATTTCTGGGGCTGGGGCTGCTGGCCGCGGAATTTGTCTGGGCGCGCCGCCTCATGGAGCGCCTCAAACGCCAGGGCGGCCGTATGCGTGACGCGATGCGCCGCCAGCCGCGGGGTCCGGAGAGCGGGAATTCCTCCACAGACGGCGATTCCACGTAG
- a CDS encoding TonB-dependent receptor, whose translation MRMFPEMLCLPRTPRVILLLGALASLCLAPREARAQAVRVEGTVRDARGAAVSGAEVKLRCQSYQSSQTADGAGGFFFDGVPGTSGTLLVQARGFEASETQWSATAGGTAQLHITLSLETMRERVSVTATRTETRLGDTPASSLVLNAEDVAATPALTLDDLLRQVPGFGLFRRSGSRTANPTAQGVSLRGLGASGASRTLVLEDGLPLNDPFGGWVYWGRVPRAAVACVEVVRGGASDLYGSDALGGVIQLRTRRAEPGGLRLETSYGNEQTPDVSVWAGGETRGWEAAIAAAAFHTEGYILVPDDLRGSVDTRAGSAHETADLMVGRRIGAEGRIFARGIFYSESRQNGTPLQINDTAMGEGVLGGEGPLGRFGALAVHLRIQAQTLHQNFSAIAANRMSETLTNQQSVPAQSLGGSVQWTRAAGKRQTLVAGMDADEVQGASEERIFLAGNLSALTHAGGRQRTEGFFAEDILRLGSNWIVTAAVRFDHWRNFDAQATRMRIAPPGPTTVSSFAERTESAFNPRLSVLRRLSANLALTASAYRAFRAPTLNELYRSFRVGNVLTLSNAGLRAERLTGGEAGLRATAFGGKLDLRGTFFWNEIVNPIANVTLLVQPTLLTRMRENLGRTRSLGVELDGVAHVSRSLDLSGGYQYAAATVRSFPADTSLVGLWVPQVPHQQFTLQGQYAHGSGLRLSVLGRYGGGQFEDDKNTLFLDPYFSLDVQAARPVARGFEAFVAVENLLNRRYTVGLTPVPTLGPPLLARVGLRWRFHGR comes from the coding sequence ATGCGAATGTTTCCGGAAATGTTGTGTCTGCCGCGGACGCCCAGGGTGATTCTCCTGCTGGGCGCGCTCGCGAGCCTGTGCCTGGCGCCGCGCGAGGCGCGCGCGCAAGCGGTGCGCGTGGAGGGAACGGTGCGCGATGCGCGCGGCGCGGCGGTATCCGGGGCGGAAGTGAAACTGCGCTGCCAGTCGTACCAAAGTTCGCAGACGGCGGATGGCGCGGGGGGATTCTTCTTCGACGGCGTTCCCGGGACATCCGGAACGCTGCTGGTGCAGGCCCGCGGGTTCGAGGCATCGGAAACACAGTGGAGCGCTACAGCAGGGGGCACAGCACAACTGCACATTACGCTCTCCCTGGAGACCATGCGCGAGCGCGTGAGCGTGACCGCCACGCGGACTGAGACGCGTCTCGGCGATACCCCGGCCAGCAGCCTGGTGCTGAATGCCGAGGACGTCGCCGCTACGCCGGCGCTGACGCTCGACGATCTGTTGCGCCAGGTGCCGGGCTTCGGCCTGTTCCGGCGTTCCGGGAGCCGCACGGCGAATCCCACCGCGCAAGGCGTGTCGCTGCGCGGGCTGGGCGCGAGCGGGGCCAGCCGTACGCTGGTGCTCGAAGACGGGCTGCCCCTCAATGACCCGTTTGGAGGCTGGGTGTACTGGGGACGTGTGCCGCGGGCAGCGGTGGCCTGCGTCGAAGTGGTGCGCGGCGGCGCCTCGGATCTTTACGGCAGCGACGCTCTGGGCGGCGTCATCCAGCTCCGCACGCGCCGCGCGGAGCCCGGCGGGCTGCGGCTGGAGACGTCCTACGGAAATGAGCAGACGCCGGATGTTTCCGTGTGGGCCGGCGGAGAGACCCGGGGGTGGGAGGCGGCGATTGCCGCGGCCGCATTTCATACCGAGGGCTACATCCTTGTCCCGGACGACCTGCGGGGGAGTGTGGACACCCGCGCCGGCTCCGCGCACGAAACGGCGGACCTCATGGTGGGCCGCCGGATCGGGGCCGAGGGGCGGATTTTCGCGCGCGGAATCTTCTACTCGGAATCCCGGCAGAACGGCACTCCGTTGCAAATCAACGACACCGCAATGGGGGAAGGGGTTCTCGGAGGCGAGGGGCCGCTGGGGCGGTTCGGTGCGCTCGCCGTGCACCTGCGCATACAGGCGCAGACGCTGCATCAGAATTTCTCGGCGATTGCGGCGAACCGGATGAGCGAGACGCTCACCAACCAGCAATCCGTGCCGGCACAGAGCCTGGGCGGAAGCGTGCAGTGGACGCGCGCCGCAGGGAAACGCCAGACCCTGGTAGCGGGAATGGACGCGGACGAGGTGCAGGGCGCGAGCGAGGAGCGGATTTTCCTCGCCGGAAATCTTTCGGCGCTGACGCACGCCGGGGGAAGGCAGCGCACGGAGGGATTTTTCGCGGAAGACATCCTGCGCCTGGGCAGTAATTGGATCGTGACCGCGGCGGTGCGCTTCGATCATTGGCGTAATTTTGACGCGCAGGCCACGCGGATGCGGATCGCGCCGCCCGGGCCCACGACCGTGAGCTCCTTCGCGGAACGCACGGAGAGCGCTTTCAATCCCCGGCTGTCGGTCTTGCGCCGCTTGTCGGCCAACCTCGCGCTCACCGCTTCGGCCTACCGGGCCTTTCGCGCGCCGACGCTGAACGAGTTGTACCGCTCCTTCCGGGTGGGGAATGTGCTGACGCTCAGCAACGCCGGGTTGCGCGCGGAACGCCTGACGGGGGGAGAGGCCGGGTTGCGCGCGACGGCATTCGGCGGGAAGCTGGACCTGCGCGGCACGTTCTTCTGGAACGAAATCGTCAATCCCATCGCCAACGTAACCCTTCTGGTGCAACCCACGCTGCTCACCCGGATGCGGGAAAACCTGGGGCGCACACGTTCCCTGGGAGTAGAACTCGATGGCGTGGCGCACGTGAGCCGTTCGTTGGATCTCTCCGGCGGCTATCAGTATGCGGCGGCGACGGTGCGCAGTTTTCCGGCGGATACGTCTCTGGTCGGCCTGTGGGTTCCCCAGGTGCCGCATCAGCAATTCACGCTGCAGGGGCAGTATGCCCACGGTTCGGGTTTGCGCCTCAGCGTCCTGGGCCGCTATGGAGGCGGGCAATTCGAGGACGACAAGAACACGCTCTTCCTGGACCCGTATTTCTCCCTGGACGTGCAGGCGGCGCGGCCTGTGGCGCGGGGCTTCGAAGCGTTTGTGGCGGTGGAGAATCTGCTGAATCGCCGGTACACGGTGGGGCTCACGCCGGTTCCGACGCTGGGTCCTCCGCTGCTGGCGCGTGTGGGCTTGCGCTGGCGGTTTCACGGCCGTTAG
- the tadA gene encoding tRNA adenosine(34) deaminase TadA: protein MDADIAFQQQALAEARAAAAAGEVPIGAVLVHDGKVIARAGNRTIRDCDPTAHAEMVVLREGARVLGNYRLADTTLYVTLEPCSMCAGAMIHARVARLVYGCDDPKGGAVRSCFAVLTDPRLNHQVEFTPGILAEECAALLQSFFAARR from the coding sequence ATGGACGCCGACATCGCATTCCAGCAGCAAGCGCTCGCCGAAGCCCGCGCCGCGGCCGCCGCCGGCGAAGTGCCCATCGGCGCAGTCCTGGTCCACGACGGCAAAGTCATCGCGCGGGCCGGCAATCGCACCATCCGCGACTGCGACCCCACGGCCCACGCCGAGATGGTGGTGCTGCGCGAGGGCGCGCGCGTGCTCGGCAACTATCGCCTCGCGGACACCACGCTCTACGTCACCCTCGAGCCCTGCAGCATGTGCGCCGGGGCCATGATCCACGCGCGCGTGGCCCGCCTGGTCTACGGCTGCGACGACCCCAAAGGCGGCGCCGTGCGCTCCTGCTTCGCAGTGCTCACCGACCCCAGGCTCAATCACCAGGTCGAATTCACCCCGGGCATCCTGGCCGAAGAGTGCGCCGCCCTCCTGCAGTCTTTCTTCGCCGCCCGCCGCTAG
- a CDS encoding NADH-quinone oxidoreductase subunit I: MRELLGRIFQYDFLKGLAVTFRYQHPKNIYTEQYPLERPRIAERYRGAPRLNKNPETGETLCIACNLCALACPENLIVVGWQRDDATRRKVLTHFTYDTSRCMFCGLCEDACPTDCLELTQDFELAYYGREGAIWDRHRLEEGPTPARYTR, encoded by the coding sequence ATGCGAGAGCTTCTCGGCCGCATCTTCCAGTACGACTTTTTGAAGGGGCTGGCGGTCACCTTCCGGTACCAGCACCCCAAGAACATTTACACCGAACAGTATCCCCTGGAGCGCCCCAGGATCGCGGAGCGCTACCGGGGCGCGCCGCGGCTGAACAAGAATCCGGAGACCGGCGAGACGCTGTGTATCGCCTGCAATCTGTGCGCGCTGGCGTGTCCGGAAAACCTGATTGTGGTTGGCTGGCAGCGCGATGACGCCACGCGCCGCAAGGTGCTCACGCACTTCACCTACGACACCTCCCGCTGCATGTTCTGCGGCCTGTGTGAAGACGCCTGCCCCACGGATTGCCTGGAGCTCACGCAGGATTTCGAACTGGCATATTACGGCCGCGAGGGCGCCATCTGGGACCGGCATCGGCTCGAAGAAGGCCCCACTCCGGCGCGCTATACTCGCTGA
- a CDS encoding galactose-1-phosphate uridylyltransferase has product MEIRRDPITQSWVVLGHREEPPENDKVCPLCRGEAEKQPALLTWPEQGPWQIRVLPHMDPLYRIEGELGRQAEGIYDKMLPIGAHEVIVESPQHDMRLGRLSDEQIERVLWAYGARITDLKKDPRFKYVAVFKNQGVLAGEEWAHPHSQVTATAFVPRRVKYELHSSRDWFKEKERCVFCDIVRQEEKQGKRIVDVQGEYYALCPYASRVPYEIWLLHRKHNHAFEQPRAGANRRNLAALLGRTLRRLEKFAPAFHLVVHTSPNTRSKKGELSGYWKTLADDFHWHIEILPIVQTRSKSYSIKEVYYNGVLPEQAAEYLRNLDPNS; this is encoded by the coding sequence ATGGAAATCCGCAGAGATCCCATCACGCAAAGCTGGGTGGTTCTGGGGCATCGCGAAGAGCCCCCGGAGAATGACAAGGTGTGCCCGCTGTGCCGCGGGGAGGCGGAAAAGCAGCCGGCCTTGCTGACCTGGCCGGAGCAGGGCCCCTGGCAGATCCGCGTCCTGCCGCACATGGATCCGCTGTACCGCATCGAGGGGGAACTCGGCCGCCAGGCCGAGGGCATCTACGACAAGATGCTGCCCATCGGGGCGCACGAAGTGATCGTGGAATCGCCGCAGCACGACATGCGCTTGGGGCGGCTCAGCGACGAACAGATCGAGCGCGTGCTGTGGGCCTACGGTGCGCGCATCACGGACCTGAAGAAGGACCCGCGCTTCAAATACGTGGCGGTGTTCAAGAACCAGGGCGTGCTGGCCGGGGAAGAGTGGGCGCACCCGCATTCCCAGGTGACGGCCACGGCGTTCGTGCCGCGCCGCGTCAAGTACGAGCTGCACTCCTCGCGCGACTGGTTCAAAGAGAAGGAGCGCTGCGTCTTTTGCGACATCGTGCGCCAGGAGGAGAAGCAGGGCAAGCGCATCGTGGACGTCCAGGGCGAATACTACGCGCTGTGTCCGTATGCTTCGCGCGTGCCCTACGAAATCTGGCTGCTGCACCGCAAGCACAACCATGCCTTCGAACAACCCCGCGCGGGCGCCAATCGCAGGAATCTGGCCGCCCTGCTGGGCCGCACCCTGCGCCGTCTGGAAAAGTTCGCCCCGGCTTTTCACCTTGTGGTGCACACTTCGCCCAATACGCGCAGCAAGAAGGGCGAGCTCTCCGGCTACTGGAAGACCCTGGCCGACGATTTTCACTGGCACATCGAGATCCTGCCCATCGTGCAGACGCGCAGCAAGTCCTACAGCATCAAAGAGGTCTATTACAACGGGGTGCTGCCCGAACAGGCCGCCGAATATCTGCGCAATCTGGATCCCAATTCATGA
- a CDS encoding YdcF family protein, translating to MKDERGGIILLLIVALFLAAVCGVAYLLRRPLLQWAGNAWIVEDPLEHADALIVLSDDNMDGERAARAALLYQQGLAPVVVGSGRRLRRYAGIAELMEHDLEAHGVPQGAIVRFAHDAENTREEAELLEKLVRERKWRRVIVVTSNYHARRARYIFRRVFPPQVDVRVAGAPDENFDPGKWWEKRSGVKRMFQETVGMVVAMWELRGKSGTATEPQGLVGVVGLIPQYIV from the coding sequence ATGAAGGACGAACGCGGCGGCATTATCCTGCTGCTGATCGTGGCGCTGTTTCTGGCGGCCGTCTGCGGCGTGGCCTATCTTCTGCGCCGGCCCCTGCTGCAATGGGCCGGGAACGCCTGGATCGTCGAGGATCCGCTGGAGCACGCCGATGCGCTGATTGTGCTCAGCGACGACAATATGGACGGGGAGCGCGCCGCGCGCGCCGCGCTGCTCTATCAGCAGGGCCTGGCGCCAGTGGTCGTGGGCAGCGGGCGGCGTCTGCGCCGCTATGCAGGGATCGCGGAGCTGATGGAGCATGATCTGGAAGCGCACGGCGTGCCCCAGGGCGCGATCGTGCGCTTCGCTCACGACGCGGAAAACACGCGCGAAGAAGCAGAACTGTTGGAAAAGCTGGTGCGCGAACGGAAGTGGCGGCGGGTCATCGTGGTGACTTCCAACTATCACGCGCGGCGTGCGCGCTATATTTTCCGCCGCGTTTTTCCGCCGCAAGTGGATGTGCGAGTGGCCGGCGCGCCGGACGAAAATTTCGATCCCGGGAAGTGGTGGGAAAAACGCAGCGGGGTCAAACGGATGTTTCAGGAAACGGTGGGCATGGTGGTGGCGATGTGGGAGCTGCGGGGGAAAAGCGGAACTGCGACGGAGCCGCAAGGCCTTGTAGGAGTAGTCGGGCTGATTCCACAATATATAGTGTAG